The Porphyromonas pogonae genome segment CTATACTCCACAAGCATATCTGTAATCCACGGTTACTTTGGAGGGGGGGATATGAGTGATAACTTTGATAAGGATACAAAGTGTCAGAATAGAGTAGTCTGACAATAATATCAAAATGTCAATCCTGAGCTAATCACACCAAGATATAGCTCAAAAAATCCGCAAGTGGGATACATTAGTTCCATTTGCGGTTTTTTATTTCCGTACTTCAAGTGTGTAAAAACCTAACTACAATGCAATTTTTTTCTAACTGCATTGTATTATTTTTGTAACTACGTCACTTGACTTTCCTAACTAAGAAAAAAGTAAAACCTAACTAAGAAAAGATCATGACGTAGTTACAAAAATACGCGGAGTCAATAGATCGCTCACACTTGTGATTGGGGGATAGATGTGGAGTGTCTTATTGATTCAGGCTATCCATATTAAATGATATTTAGGTTTTAATATGAGCTTATGGTGAGCATTATGATAATATTTCTATCTCTCATAAACAGCCATCAATTGTAATAAAGTGTCACTTGTGAATGGGTTTGATTTCCCTGAATATAACAAAGCCGGTAGACTGCATGTACATTGTGTTTCAATATTGATTACATTCAAGGACTATCTTAGTCAACCCCTTACTATATTTATTTCTCAGAATTTCACTCGTTTTCTGAAAAGAGTGTGGTGCAGGACGTTATTTGATATAAAAATCAGAGGTCAAAGCCATAAATTCTTTTGATCTTTTATTGTCAGGATCATTTAAGATCAAGGTTGTTTCCTTGTAACCTGCTTTTGAGTTGTAGGCTTTGCACCATGATGATAATAATCTTGACGGTTGTTTGTCAGGCTTACTCTGTACATGAGTGATACGAGAGGGTTTTATCCTATTGTAAGCAGCATAACTTCTTAGATCTTCCAAGCGAGGATGAGGAGTGATCAGGGCTATCTCACCATCGTCTTTGAGTAGCGTACAAGCATGCGATAAAAGGCTCTCTATGCTTAATCCACACTCTTCATGACGAGCTTGGCTTCTTTGTGATTGTGGAGCTTGCAATGAACTCTTGAAGTAGGGAGGATTGCTTATAATCAGATCAAAAGTAATATCTGGGGAGTATGACAGGAAATCAGCATTTACTATGCTGATCCTGTCTTTATACTTACTGTTATTAATATTTCTATGGGCTTGTTGGGCTGCTCGAGGATCTATCTCTATACCTATAATCATAGCTTCGGGATATCTTTGGGCTAAAAAAAGACAGAGTACACCTGTACCACACCCGATATCAAGAATGTAAGGCGACTTTGCCGGAGTACCCGCCCAACAACCGAATAAAACACTGTCTGTACCTACTTTCATGGCACAGTCTGATTGTTCTATGCGGAAATTCTTGAAGTCGAAATATTCATTCGCCATGAATCTCGTTTAGCAGAAGAATATGATTAAGAGTTGAGCCGAAAGTACCCTCAAAAACATCGTTAGCGGGTATACGGTGGCATATCCCACAGCCGGAGCATCATTAGTTGCACTTGAATTGGCATAAGCCAAGGCCGGTGGGTCTGTTGTACTACCGGCAATAAGTCCGCTAAGGGTGTAGTAGTTTACTTTCCAGACCTTAAGTGCCAGAATACCCATTATGAGTAAGGGTAGTATCGTGATAATAACGCCGTATCCGATCCATTTATAACCGCCACTAACTATGGTTTCCACAAAGCCTTCTCCCGCTCCGAGTCCCACACATGCCAAGAATATAGTGATTCCGAATTCGCGTAGCATGAGGTTGACACTTGGCGTAGTATAAGTAATAATGTTATATTTATAACCGAACGCACCCATAAGGATAGCAATAATGAGAGGTCCTCCTGCCAGTCCTAATTTTACGGGTTGGGGGATGCCCGGGAAGTTAAACGGAATAACACCCAGAAGTACACCTAAAGCAATACCCAAGAATATACCCACCATATTAGGTTCGTTGAGTCTTTTTACTGAGTCTCCTATGATCTCTTTGATTTTGGGCATGGAAGCTTCACTCCCTACAATGGTAAGACGATCCCCCATCTGGAGCAAAAGTTCGGGCCTAGCCACCATCTCTACTCCTGCTCTGTTGATACGGGTTACATTCACCCCTTCGATTTGTCTGAGTCTTAAAGAGCCTAGCTGTTTGCCGTTGATTTCTTTGTTGGTGACAACGAATCTACGACTTATCAGATTAGTTTCCGTAGGGATCCATTGTTTCCGATCCATGGATATTTCTTCTCCGAAGTAGTTTTTGAGAAGTTCTGAGTCTTGCGGACTGGTAATCACAAAGACCTTGTCTCCTTCGTTTAGTTCTGTATCAGCGCGAGCTATGGATATTTTATTTGTTTTATTACACCAGTGACGGGATATCACAAAGCTGAGGTTTCCCAGCAAAGAATTGATCTTACCTATCTTCTGTCCGTAGAGTGCAGGATTTCTCACAATTAAAGATACAGGTACGGCTGTGTGCGTGTCCGGCTCTTCATTGATAAGTTTTTCTTCCTCTTTTTTGAGGTCGATCTTACAAATATGTTTGAGTATTATGGTGGTGAATATGATACCAAGCACCCCAAGAGGATATGCAACGGCATAGCCCAAAGCAATATTGGTGTTTTCCACTCTGAATATGTCATAGAAGGCTTGCTGGGCAGCACCCAATCCCGGTGTATTAGTGATAGCTCCTGAAAGCACACCTACCATTGTGGGCATATCCGTACCCGAAATAAAGGCGATACTCACTGTGGTAATAACACCCAGTAACACTATACCTATTGCTATAAGATTGAGTTTGAGCCCGCCTTTTTTGAGGGATGAGAAAAATCCGGGACCTACTTGCAAACCTATGGAGTATACAAATAAGATGAGTCCGAATTCTTTGAAGAAGTGCATTACATCTTGTTTCATCGTGATTCCGAAATGCCCGAATATAATGCCAACAAAGAGGACAAAAGTTACGCCCAATGAGATTCCTCCTATTTTAATGCGCCCAAGAATCACGCCAAAGGTGATTACAAGTGCTAATAATAATATAGAGTGGGCTGTTCCAGTGCCAAAAATGAGATAACTGAGCCAATCGGCTTGTTCTTGTGAAGTCATAATTATTACATTATTGTTTTTTATTTAATGTTTAATCATTGCCTTCTTCCATGCGCTTACAAAAGTAATACTTTTTTTCAAGGTTTTAAAGCTGGAAATAGTCTTACTGTGATAGATTACTCTGGGTATATTCTTTTGTTTGAGAAATATTCGAAGTGTGATTTTGACTAAAGTCTTTAATTTTATAACCATAGCATTGGTGCACTGTGGATTTTGTGATTTTATTCAAACAATGTTTCCGCAATGATGCTATTTGCGGTGATTTGTTGATCCATTGATAAATGGATTCGTAATAATTATCTTTGCATAAAATTTATATGAAATGAAAAAACTGAATGGCAATCCTATTTTTAGGGTCTATAATACTTTGCACGGCACTTATCCGTTCACTAATTTTTCCATTGAGGACTACGAACCCGCATTTGAGTATGCTATTTCGCTCAAGAGAGAGGAGATTGAATCTATCATAAATAACCCTGATAAACCCTCCTTTGAGAATACTATTGTTGCTTTAGAGCAGGCAGGTAAACATTTATCTTTGGTTTCCGGTGTATTTTTCAATCTTTTACATAGCAATAGTTCAGATGAATTGATGAAAGTTTCTGAACGTGTTATTCCGCAGCTCTCAGAGCTTTCTACGTATATTATTCTTTCTCGGCCATTGTTTGATAAGGTCAAAGCCGTATATGACTCCAAGGACGACCTTGACCTCTCTGTCGAAGATAGACGTTTGCTACAGAATTGTTATGACGGCTTTGTGGAAAGTGGGGCTCTTCTTGGGGAAGAGGATAAAAAAGCATTGGAACAATTGAGCCTCCAACTTAGCAGCCTTACCTTAACATATGGTCAAAACAATCTACGTGAACAAAATATATTCAAGCTATTTGTAGACAATCAGGATCAGATATCCGCAATGCCACAGGCTTCTCTTGATCTTGCTGCGGACAAAGCCCTTAAAGGGGGACATCAGTCAGGTTGGCTTTTTGATCTTTCTGCCCCGTCTTATTTCCCATTTATGCAGCATTGCCCTGATTCTTCTCTTAGGAAGGAGATGTACGAAGCCAAGATGTCGCTGGGAGCGGTAGACAATGAATACTGCAATAAACAGATTGTCTTGGATATTGTGAATAAAAGAAAAGAGTTGGCAAATCTTTTGGGTTACGAAACTTATGCTCATATGGCCTTGCGCCATCGCATGGCAAAAGCCCCTGAAGATGTTTATGGACTTTTGGATAAATTGCTTGAGGCCTACAAACCTCTGGCTGTCCAAGAAACAGCCAAGATATCCGAGTATGCTCATAATAATAATTTTGTAGGAGAGCTACAACCGTGGGACTGGGCATACTGGGCTGAGCAGTACAAACAAACTTATTATGACCTTGACGATGAGATGCTCAGACCGTATTTCGAACTTTCATCTGTAATCAACGGCGTTTTCTCGCTTGCCACTCGCTTGTATGGTATTACATTCCGTTTACAACCGGCTATCCCTGTCTATCATAAAGATGTCAATGCATACGAGGTCTTGGATACTGATGGTAGCTATCTTGGTGTATTGTATACCGATTTCTTTCCCCGTGAAGGCAAAAAGAGTGGGGCATGGATGAGTAATTTCCAAGAGCAATATCAAGAAGGTCAGTCAAAAGATCACAGGCCTCATATCGTAGTGGTAATGAATTTTACGCCTCCTACAGAGGGTAAACCTTCTCTTCTTACAGCAGGTGAGGTGGGTACATTCCTGCACGAATTTGGTCATGCTTTGCATGGGTTATTTTCCAAGGTAAAATATGAGTCTTTGTCAGGCACCAATGTGTCTCGTGATTTTGTAGAGCTACCTAGTCAACTCATGGAAAACTGGCTTACAGAGAGGGAGTGGTTGGATGGTTTTGCTCGGCACTACGAGACACAAGACAAAATACCCCAACTCTTAATTGATAAGATAATCAAAGCCCGTAATTTCCTTGCCGGGTATGCTGCTTGTCGTCAGTTGAGTTTCGGCTACTTGGATATGGCGTGGCATACACTTAGGGATGCCTTACCCCAAGATCAGGATATTAAGACTTTTGAAGAAAATGCCTGGGCAAAAGCTATGGTATTACCTTCGTCTCCTCCTTCCTGCGTGATGAGTACTTCATTCGGACATATTTTTTCCGGTGGTTATGCTTCGGGGTATTACGGTTACAAATGGGCAGAGGTTTTGGATGCTGATGCCTTTGCATGCTTTCAGGAACATGGTATTTTCGATAAGTCAACGGCCGATTCTTTTCGTCATAAAATATTGGAACAAGGCGATAGGCAGGATGCCGCAGACTTGTATAGAAGTTTTAGGGGACAAGATGCCGATATTCAACCTCTGCTCAGAAGAACGGGACTCTGATCACTAAGCTGTAGTATTACAGTTTGGCTTTTGATGCCATATGAAACTGTTGCAAAAGTCAACAGTCTCATGGATTTTGGAGGCAAAGCCGACAAAAGACACTTTGACCGGGCAGAGAGGGTAAAGTGCAAGGCGCTAAGAGTGAGTGCACAGGGAGTTTACCTCAGGTAAATGACCAAGCGCGAATCTCGCAAGCAACGAAGCAATTTGCCAGCTATGCAACGGTCTCCATATGTCTTTCAGCTACTTTGTTGAGATACATCCGGCTGATCAAGTCTAAAAAAGGAAGAGTAAAATGTGCTGTTAAGTACACATTTTACTCTTCCTTTTTTATTTTGGTTTAAATCAGCTTGCTACCAACCGGGGTTTTGCTTCAATTTCTTACCATTCTTTTCATATAGGGTTATCTGGTCTATAGGGATAGGGTAGAGGTAGTCTTTCTCCGCATATACTCTCACAGAGTTTTCATTTCTGATAGGTTTGATGTACCCAGCATCGCCACTTCTATCCAAAAATACTGTTTCAAGACTTTTGAGTGTGATAGGCTTGGTTGGATTGAAAGTTTTGTTGTACCATTCTATGAATTTGGGTTTGTCTAACCATGCTCCAAGATTTAGCTTCTTATTGAGCTTCATGTCAGCATACTGAAGTTTGTTCCACCTTCTCAAATCATCGAATCTAATCCCTTCATACACAAGTTCGGTACGTCTTTCTCGTCTGATTTCCCAGATCAGTGAGCTTACGTCAGCGTCTTTGGAGGGATCTTCTATAGTAATTCCATTTACGGAAAAACTTTGTCCCGCCAATGTTACATGAGGCATCTGTACTCCTTTACGATCTCTTATCTTATTGATAGTTATGTCTACGTCCATTTGTGTAATAGCACGTGCTCCTAGCGCCGAAAGCTCTGCCGCTGCTTCAAGGTAATTGAGGAGCACTTCATTGAATTTCATGATGGGAGCATCCGTGATATTGGTAGCACTTTTACCTCCGGGCTGATCTTTGAGTGTCTCATTTACGAATCTATTGGCAAAGTATCCTGATACTGCATAGATCTTTTCCACACCATTTAGCTTAAGCCCGCTTACATCTATCGTAGCAGAGAGTCTGGGGTCTCTGTCTGCTATCTCATCAAAGAACCATTTGTCTCCTTTGTATTGCTTATTATCGGTCTGTGATATGGGCAAGCCGTTTTTAGATAAATAGCTATCTATAAGATCCTTCGAAGGGCTCGAGATTTCTGCCTCAGTATTCTGAAAACTCATCAGACTGTGAGTTACGATACCGTCGACATAAGAGCGGTATAATAATACTTCGGGATTACCTTTCAGATCTATACTGGTTGTAAGAGCCTTATAATCGTCCGATATGATATAATGTCCGTTTTTCATCACATCCTCACACATCTTTAGGGCAAATTCAAGATATTTTTTTGCTGCTCCTGTGTTTTTCTCGCGGTATTTCTGCCATGTACCTTCGAATAGCATAGCTCTTGAAGCAAAAGCTTCCGCTACAAATCGATTGACTGAAACTCCTTCTACAAAATCATTTTTACGGATATGTGTACTTGCATATTCGAAATCCTTCAACACACTATCCATAATTACCTCACGAGGTTGGCGCTCTTTGTAGAGTGCATCATAATCTTTACTTTCTAATGCCTGCGAATACCAAGGCACATCACCAAATTTAGATACCAATTTGGCATATTCAAGACCACGGAAGAAGCGCCCAATGCCGAGCCAGTGCTCTTTAGCTTCCTTGTCAAGCTTTGAGGCGGATATTTTGTTGATAAGGGTATTGAATTCTCTTACATAGCTGAATGTCCAGTTGCGCTCATCTTTCTTTGTGGTGGATGCGTCTGTTTCTGCGGGCGGAGCTACTTTGGTAAAAGTAGTAGCGGCTTCTTGGGCATTATCATCTGTCCAGTCTGCCACATTGGTATTGTAAAACCAGTCCGATCTGCTCCATCCACTGTTATAACCCTCAAAGTAGAGATCATAATACTTGAAAAAACTTGTGCGGATGTTACCCTCGTCATTCCAAAAGTCGGGATTGTCCTCTATTTTGTCTTTAGCCCCTGATGATAGGAAATCGTTGCAAGAGCAGAGCATCAGTGCTATCGATGCCAATGCAAATATTTTGTATTTCATAATCTTCAATAATTAATGTTAGAAT includes the following:
- a CDS encoding tRNA1(Val) (adenine(37)-N6)-methyltransferase; the protein is MANEYFDFKNFRIEQSDCAMKVGTDSVLFGCWAGTPAKSPYILDIGCGTGVLCLFLAQRYPEAMIIGIEIDPRAAQQAHRNINNSKYKDRISIVNADFLSYSPDITFDLIISNPPYFKSSLQAPQSQRSQARHEECGLSIESLLSHACTLLKDDGEIALITPHPRLEDLRSYAAYNRIKPSRITHVQSKPDKQPSRLLSSWCKAYNSKAGYKETTLILNDPDNKRSKEFMALTSDFYIK
- a CDS encoding putative transporter is translated as MTSQEQADWLSYLIFGTGTAHSILLLALVITFGVILGRIKIGGISLGVTFVLFVGIIFGHFGITMKQDVMHFFKEFGLILFVYSIGLQVGPGFFSSLKKGGLKLNLIAIGIVLLGVITTVSIAFISGTDMPTMVGVLSGAITNTPGLGAAQQAFYDIFRVENTNIALGYAVAYPLGVLGIIFTTIILKHICKIDLKKEEEKLINEEPDTHTAVPVSLIVRNPALYGQKIGKINSLLGNLSFVISRHWCNKTNKISIARADTELNEGDKVFVITSPQDSELLKNYFGEEISMDRKQWIPTETNLISRRFVVTNKEINGKQLGSLRLRQIEGVNVTRINRAGVEMVARPELLLQMGDRLTIVGSEASMPKIKEIIGDSVKRLNEPNMVGIFLGIALGVLLGVIPFNFPGIPQPVKLGLAGGPLIIAILMGAFGYKYNIITYTTPSVNLMLREFGITIFLACVGLGAGEGFVETIVSGGYKWIGYGVIITILPLLIMGILALKVWKVNYYTLSGLIAGSTTDPPALAYANSSATNDAPAVGYATVYPLTMFLRVLSAQLLIIFFC
- a CDS encoding M3 family metallopeptidase, which codes for MKKLNGNPIFRVYNTLHGTYPFTNFSIEDYEPAFEYAISLKREEIESIINNPDKPSFENTIVALEQAGKHLSLVSGVFFNLLHSNSSDELMKVSERVIPQLSELSTYIILSRPLFDKVKAVYDSKDDLDLSVEDRRLLQNCYDGFVESGALLGEEDKKALEQLSLQLSSLTLTYGQNNLREQNIFKLFVDNQDQISAMPQASLDLAADKALKGGHQSGWLFDLSAPSYFPFMQHCPDSSLRKEMYEAKMSLGAVDNEYCNKQIVLDIVNKRKELANLLGYETYAHMALRHRMAKAPEDVYGLLDKLLEAYKPLAVQETAKISEYAHNNNFVGELQPWDWAYWAEQYKQTYYDLDDEMLRPYFELSSVINGVFSLATRLYGITFRLQPAIPVYHKDVNAYEVLDTDGSYLGVLYTDFFPREGKKSGAWMSNFQEQYQEGQSKDHRPHIVVVMNFTPPTEGKPSLLTAGEVGTFLHEFGHALHGLFSKVKYESLSGTNVSRDFVELPSQLMENWLTEREWLDGFARHYETQDKIPQLLIDKIIKARNFLAGYAACRQLSFGYLDMAWHTLRDALPQDQDIKTFEENAWAKAMVLPSSPPSCVMSTSFGHIFSGGYASGYYGYKWAEVLDADAFACFQEHGIFDKSTADSFRHKILEQGDRQDAADLYRSFRGQDADIQPLLRRTGL
- a CDS encoding RagB/SusD family nutrient uptake outer membrane protein, coding for MKYKIFALASIALMLCSCNDFLSSGAKDKIEDNPDFWNDEGNIRTSFFKYYDLYFEGYNSGWSRSDWFYNTNVADWTDDNAQEAATTFTKVAPPAETDASTTKKDERNWTFSYVREFNTLINKISASKLDKEAKEHWLGIGRFFRGLEYAKLVSKFGDVPWYSQALESKDYDALYKERQPREVIMDSVLKDFEYASTHIRKNDFVEGVSVNRFVAEAFASRAMLFEGTWQKYREKNTGAAKKYLEFALKMCEDVMKNGHYIISDDYKALTTSIDLKGNPEVLLYRSYVDGIVTHSLMSFQNTEAEISSPSKDLIDSYLSKNGLPISQTDNKQYKGDKWFFDEIADRDPRLSATIDVSGLKLNGVEKIYAVSGYFANRFVNETLKDQPGGKSATNITDAPIMKFNEVLLNYLEAAAELSALGARAITQMDVDITINKIRDRKGVQMPHVTLAGQSFSVNGITIEDPSKDADVSSLIWEIRRERRTELVYEGIRFDDLRRWNKLQYADMKLNKKLNLGAWLDKPKFIEWYNKTFNPTKPITLKSLETVFLDRSGDAGYIKPIRNENSVRVYAEKDYLYPIPIDQITLYEKNGKKLKQNPGW